A DNA window from Macrobrachium rosenbergii isolate ZJJX-2024 chromosome 41, ASM4041242v1, whole genome shotgun sequence contains the following coding sequences:
- the LOC136826575 gene encoding major facilitator superfamily domain-containing protein 12-like isoform X1, which translates to MKSLPWIVKLSYGVGHVFNDLCASMWFSYLLIFYEKVLLFDPMMAGLVLLVGQVADGLSTPFVGIFSDKENRIPVCARYGRRKVWHLAGTILVALSFPFIFNSCMGCRGTNQWTQFAYYVFFVCVFQFGWACVQISHLALIPELTTKKHQRTELNSIRYAFTVLSNLSVFAVTFLVLKAGSDSNSDDPNQRVIRHANCTAQGDGAELVAVEPVEKPCYLDTIGPEDVGKFHNVALICMAVGLIFSTIFHFGVREKSFCRVQIPMVERGRQRRGGREINEEGAQCNGDKEEENGEEEEGRIDGGGDDAIVVVENVSCRRMRILDWFKEAPFYQIAVLYLATRLYVNLYQVYIPLYVQETLKLSETFIATVPFAMFLAGFLSSVSMKHINKQIGRKRSFAAGCIVGLGGCLWVWLGEGSSYGQWGIFAVAALLGIAGSTLLITSLSFTADLIGDNVEGAAFVYGFMSLTDKISNGVIIMLIQDFNPDEGWYYRYVIAFACGSACILGVLVTLTLTRFKIGNRRVHTQEETSPELRDDSAPLATDRLPASSSPSS; encoded by the exons ATGAAGTCCCTTCCATGGATCGTCAAGCTGAGTTATGGCGTCGGCCATGTGTTCAACGACCTCTGCGCCTCCATGTGGTTCTCCTATCTCCTCATCTTCTATGAGAAG GTCCTTCTGTTCGACCCCATGATGGCTGGTCTGGTGCTCCTTGTCGGTCAAGTTGCAGACGGCCTGAGTACCCCTTTTGTGGGGATATTTTCCGACAAAGAGAACAGAATCCCTGTGTGCGCCAGATACGGTCGCCGGAAAGTCTGGCACTTGGCTG GCACCATTCTGGTTGCTCTGAGTTTCCCATTCATCTTCAACTCCTGCATGGGATGCAGAGGCACGAACCAGTGGACCCAATTCGCATACTACGTGTTCTTCGTGTGCGTCTTCCAGTTTGGGTGGGCGTGTGTCCAGATCTCTCATCTGGCCCTCATACCTGAACTCACGACGAAGAAGCACCAGAGGACTGAGCTGAATTCCATTAG GTACGCCTTTACTGTGCTGTCGAACCTGAGCGTCTTCGCAGTGACCTTCCTTGTGCTGAAAGCGGGCTCAGACAGCAACAGCGACGACCCAAATCAGAGGGTCATCAGGCACGCCAACTGCACCGCACAGGGCGACGGGGCTGAACTGGTCGCTGTTGAACCCGTCGAAAAACCCTGTTACTTGGACACTATTGGGCCCGAAGATGTGGGAAAGTTTCAT AATGTAGCTCTGATCTGCATGGCGGTCGGTCTCATTTTCTCAACCATCTTCCATTTCGGAGTGAGGGAAAAATCCTTCTGCAGGGTCCAGATCCCAATGGTCGAGAGGGGAAGacagaggaggggaggaagggaaataAACGAAGAAGGAGCCCAGTGCAACggtgataaagaagaagaaaatggagaagaagaagaagggagaatcGACGGAGGAGGTGACGATGCCATCGTCGTGGTGGAGAATGTTTCCTGCCGTCGAATGAGAATCCTCGATTGGTTCAAGGAGGCTCCCTTCTATCAGATCGCTGTTCTCTATCTAGCTACGAGGCTCTATGTAAACCTGTACCAG gtCTATATTCCACTTTACGTTCAGGAGACGCTGAAACTGAGCGAGACTTTCATCGCCACAGTTCCGTTCGCAATGTTCCTTGCCGGGTTTCTCAGCTCCGTTAGCATGAAACACATTAATAAACAGATTGGAAGAAAG CGTTCTTTTGCAGCCGGCTGCATCGTAGGCTTAGGTGGGTGTCTATGGGTGTGGCTAGGAGAAGGAAGCAGCTACGGGCAATGGGGCATATTCGCCGTGGCAGCTCTTTTGGGCATCGCTGGGTCTACTTTGCTCATCACATCGCTGTCTTTCACAGCAGATCTCATCGGGGATAACGTGGAGGGAGCTGCGTTCGTCTACGGCTTCATGAGTCTCACGGACAAAATCTCCAATGGCGTCATCATCATGTTGATTCAAGACTTCAATCCTGATGA AGGCTGGTACTACCGCTACGTGATAGCCTTCGCTTGCGGCTCAGCCTGCATTCTGGGGGTGCTCGTCACTCTGACGCTGACCAGATTCAAAATCGGCAACAGAAGAG TTCACACGCAAGAGGAAACGTCGCCAGAACTGAGGGATGATTCTGCTCCTTTGGCTACAGACAGATTGCCtgcttcctcctctccttcttcgtAA
- the LOC136826575 gene encoding major facilitator superfamily domain-containing protein 12-like isoform X2 — MMAGLVLLVGQVADGLSTPFVGIFSDKENRIPVCARYGRRKVWHLAGTILVALSFPFIFNSCMGCRGTNQWTQFAYYVFFVCVFQFGWACVQISHLALIPELTTKKHQRTELNSIRYAFTVLSNLSVFAVTFLVLKAGSDSNSDDPNQRVIRHANCTAQGDGAELVAVEPVEKPCYLDTIGPEDVGKFHNVALICMAVGLIFSTIFHFGVREKSFCRVQIPMVERGRQRRGGREINEEGAQCNGDKEEENGEEEEGRIDGGGDDAIVVVENVSCRRMRILDWFKEAPFYQIAVLYLATRLYVNLYQVYIPLYVQETLKLSETFIATVPFAMFLAGFLSSVSMKHINKQIGRKRSFAAGCIVGLGGCLWVWLGEGSSYGQWGIFAVAALLGIAGSTLLITSLSFTADLIGDNVEGAAFVYGFMSLTDKISNGVIIMLIQDFNPDEGWYYRYVIAFACGSACILGVLVTLTLTRFKIGNRRVHTQEETSPELRDDSAPLATDRLPASSSPSS, encoded by the exons ATGATGGCTGGTCTGGTGCTCCTTGTCGGTCAAGTTGCAGACGGCCTGAGTACCCCTTTTGTGGGGATATTTTCCGACAAAGAGAACAGAATCCCTGTGTGCGCCAGATACGGTCGCCGGAAAGTCTGGCACTTGGCTG GCACCATTCTGGTTGCTCTGAGTTTCCCATTCATCTTCAACTCCTGCATGGGATGCAGAGGCACGAACCAGTGGACCCAATTCGCATACTACGTGTTCTTCGTGTGCGTCTTCCAGTTTGGGTGGGCGTGTGTCCAGATCTCTCATCTGGCCCTCATACCTGAACTCACGACGAAGAAGCACCAGAGGACTGAGCTGAATTCCATTAG GTACGCCTTTACTGTGCTGTCGAACCTGAGCGTCTTCGCAGTGACCTTCCTTGTGCTGAAAGCGGGCTCAGACAGCAACAGCGACGACCCAAATCAGAGGGTCATCAGGCACGCCAACTGCACCGCACAGGGCGACGGGGCTGAACTGGTCGCTGTTGAACCCGTCGAAAAACCCTGTTACTTGGACACTATTGGGCCCGAAGATGTGGGAAAGTTTCAT AATGTAGCTCTGATCTGCATGGCGGTCGGTCTCATTTTCTCAACCATCTTCCATTTCGGAGTGAGGGAAAAATCCTTCTGCAGGGTCCAGATCCCAATGGTCGAGAGGGGAAGacagaggaggggaggaagggaaataAACGAAGAAGGAGCCCAGTGCAACggtgataaagaagaagaaaatggagaagaagaagaagggagaatcGACGGAGGAGGTGACGATGCCATCGTCGTGGTGGAGAATGTTTCCTGCCGTCGAATGAGAATCCTCGATTGGTTCAAGGAGGCTCCCTTCTATCAGATCGCTGTTCTCTATCTAGCTACGAGGCTCTATGTAAACCTGTACCAG gtCTATATTCCACTTTACGTTCAGGAGACGCTGAAACTGAGCGAGACTTTCATCGCCACAGTTCCGTTCGCAATGTTCCTTGCCGGGTTTCTCAGCTCCGTTAGCATGAAACACATTAATAAACAGATTGGAAGAAAG CGTTCTTTTGCAGCCGGCTGCATCGTAGGCTTAGGTGGGTGTCTATGGGTGTGGCTAGGAGAAGGAAGCAGCTACGGGCAATGGGGCATATTCGCCGTGGCAGCTCTTTTGGGCATCGCTGGGTCTACTTTGCTCATCACATCGCTGTCTTTCACAGCAGATCTCATCGGGGATAACGTGGAGGGAGCTGCGTTCGTCTACGGCTTCATGAGTCTCACGGACAAAATCTCCAATGGCGTCATCATCATGTTGATTCAAGACTTCAATCCTGATGA AGGCTGGTACTACCGCTACGTGATAGCCTTCGCTTGCGGCTCAGCCTGCATTCTGGGGGTGCTCGTCACTCTGACGCTGACCAGATTCAAAATCGGCAACAGAAGAG TTCACACGCAAGAGGAAACGTCGCCAGAACTGAGGGATGATTCTGCTCCTTTGGCTACAGACAGATTGCCtgcttcctcctctccttcttcgtAA